One Phaseolus vulgaris cultivar G19833 chromosome 4, P. vulgaris v2.0, whole genome shotgun sequence DNA window includes the following coding sequences:
- the LOC137836919 gene encoding mogroside IE synthase-like, producing the protein MEKKKMGRRAHCLVLSYPTQGHINPLLQFSKLLERQGVRITFVTTRSFCSNLQTVPPSIALETISDGFDKGGPREAGDYKLYIKRFWEVGPPTFAELLEKLGRSKDEHVDCVVYDSFFSWALDVAKGFGIAAAAYLTQNMAVNSIYYHVHLGNLQSPLTQDQISLPALPKLHLQDMSSFFFDQDLCLLDFMVSQFPSIHKADWILCNTFYELDKEAADWIVKVWPKLKTTGPNIPSFFLDKQYEDDQEYGVTQFKSEECMEWLDDKPKGSVVYVSFGSMASFGEDQMEEIAFCLRECSSYFLWVVRDSEETKLPKDFEKKTEKGLVVKWCSQLKVLAHEAVGCFVTHCGWNSTLETLCLGVPTVAIPYWSDQQTNAKLISDVWKTGIRALVDEKKVVQRETLKHCIKKIMEGCEEMKTNAIQWRNLAVRALSEGGSSYENVKEFANQIYEIHKLHVLK; encoded by the exons ATGGAGAAGAAAAAGATGGGTAGGAGAGCACACTGTTTGGTGTtgtcatatccaactcaaggtCACATTAATCCCTTGCTTCAATTCTCCAAGCTATTGGAACGCCAAGGGGTCAGAATAACTTTTGTCACAACTCGTTCCTTCTGCAGTAACCTCCAAACTGTGCCTCCTTCTATCGCCCTTGAAACCATCTCTGATGGCTTTGACAAAGGGGGGCCAAGAGAGGCTGGGGACTACAAACTCTATATCAAACGTTTTTGGGAAGTTGGGCCACCCACCTTTGCAGAGCTTCTTGAGAAACTTGGTAGATCAAAAGATGAGCATGTTGATTGTGTTGTCTATGATTCATTCTTCTCTTGGGCACTGGATGTGGCCAAGGGATTTGGGATAGCTGCAGCAGCTTATCTGACTCAAAACATGGCTGTGAATAGCATATACTATCATGTTCACTTGGGGAACTTGCAATCTCCACTCACACAGGATCAGATTTCTCTTCCTGCCTTGCCTAAGCTTCATCTTCAGGACatgtcttctttcttctttgatCAAGATTTGTGTTTACTTGATTTTATGGTTTCTCAGTTCCCCAGTATTCACAAAGCTGATTGGATCCTGTGCAACACATTCTATGAGCTGGATAAGGAG GCAGCAGATTGGATTGTGAAGGTTTGGCCAAAACTTAAGACTACAGGACCAAACATTCCATCATTCTTTTTAGACAAACAAtatgaagatgaccaagaaTATGGGGTGACACAATTCAAGAGTGAAGAATGCATGGAATGGTTAGATGATAAGCCAAAAGGGTCTGTTGTTTATGTATCATTTGGGAGTATGGCTTCCTTTGGTGAAGACCAAATGGAAGAAATAGCATTCTGCTTGAGAGAGTGCTCCAGTTATTTCTTGTGGGTGGTGAGAGATTCTGAAGAAACCAAACTTCCTAAAGATTTtgagaagaaaacagaaaagGGTTTGGTGGTAAAATGGTGTTCCCAATTGAAAGTTCTTGCTCATGAGGCTGTTGGGTGTTTTGTGACACACTGTGGTTGGAATTCCACATTAGAAACTTTGTGCTTAGGAGTTCCAACAGTTGCAATACCATATTGGTCAGACCAACAAACAAATGCAAAGCTTATTTCAGACGTTTGGAAAACTGGAATTAGAGCTCTTGTTGATGAGAAAAAGGTTGTGCAACGAGAAACTTTAAAGCATtgtataaagaaaataatggaGGGATGTGAAGAAATGAAGACCAATGCCATTCAATGGAGGAATTTAGCAGTAAGAGCTCTTAGTGAAGGTGGTAGTTCTTATGAAAACGTCAAAGAATTTGCGAATCAAATTTATGAAATTCACAAGCTTCATGTTCTAAAATAG